A region from the Streptosporangium sp. NBC_01756 genome encodes:
- a CDS encoding sugar ABC transporter substrate-binding protein, whose amino-acid sequence MKITKFAVTTATTAALALGLTACGSTDEPAKTESQAGASAAASGPKYAGQTLTVWRLGDSNPAAQKYMDELNAAFEKESGAQVKLEWIPWPQVNDKFTASAAGGAGPDVTEIGNDQVPLWQSQEALSPVTALVEAGDQTEIPKNLLGLETIDNEVYALPWGAGARAVLYRKDWFADLGIEIPKTWDELVAAAKKIQAEKGKDVDGFAFNGGSDANHLLGALAWSEGGEYALKEGDKWVGKVTDPKFKAGFATYTGLVTDGLSGKSRLTQNTVDIRKRFANNKVGMYLTAGWDLPGIEVDSKGKLKADKLAFFPLPAKSGGEAPSFFGGNDIAVWDGAKNKELAADYLKLATNKEWAGRYASEGGLLPIYPEALAKLSSDPAQAPFAAAFAKAKAFPADPNWTEANETKAVLQNAARSVIEGKATPDEALTKANGEIEEILNQ is encoded by the coding sequence GTGAAAATCACGAAGTTCGCGGTTACGACTGCTACCACCGCCGCCTTGGCCCTGGGCCTCACCGCCTGTGGTTCCACTGACGAGCCCGCCAAGACCGAGTCCCAGGCCGGCGCCTCCGCCGCTGCCAGCGGCCCGAAATATGCCGGTCAGACGCTGACCGTGTGGCGTCTCGGTGACAGCAACCCGGCCGCCCAGAAATATATGGACGAGCTGAACGCGGCCTTCGAGAAGGAGTCCGGTGCCCAGGTCAAGCTGGAGTGGATCCCCTGGCCCCAGGTGAACGACAAGTTCACCGCCTCCGCGGCGGGCGGCGCCGGCCCGGACGTCACCGAGATCGGCAACGACCAGGTGCCGCTCTGGCAGAGCCAGGAGGCACTCTCCCCGGTCACCGCCCTGGTGGAGGCCGGCGACCAGACCGAGATCCCGAAGAACCTGCTCGGCCTGGAGACCATCGACAACGAGGTCTACGCCCTGCCCTGGGGCGCCGGCGCCCGAGCGGTCCTCTACCGCAAGGACTGGTTCGCCGACCTCGGCATCGAAATTCCGAAGACGTGGGACGAGCTGGTCGCGGCGGCCAAGAAGATCCAGGCCGAGAAGGGCAAGGACGTCGACGGCTTCGCCTTCAACGGCGGCTCCGACGCCAACCACCTGCTCGGCGCGCTCGCCTGGTCCGAGGGCGGCGAGTACGCCCTCAAGGAGGGCGACAAGTGGGTCGGCAAGGTGACCGACCCCAAGTTCAAGGCCGGTTTCGCCACCTACACCGGCCTGGTCACCGACGGCCTGTCCGGCAAGTCGCGTCTCACCCAGAACACGGTGGACATCCGTAAGCGGTTCGCCAACAACAAGGTCGGCATGTACCTGACCGCCGGCTGGGACCTGCCCGGCATCGAGGTGGACAGCAAGGGCAAGCTGAAGGCCGACAAGCTGGCCTTCTTCCCGCTCCCCGCCAAGTCCGGCGGCGAGGCCCCGTCCTTCTTCGGCGGCAACGACATCGCCGTCTGGGACGGTGCCAAGAACAAGGAGCTCGCGGCCGACTATCTGAAGCTGGCCACCAACAAGGAGTGGGCCGGCCGCTACGCCTCCGAAGGCGGCCTGCTGCCGATCTACCCCGAGGCGCTGGCGAAGCTGAGCTCGGACCCTGCGCAGGCTCCGTTCGCGGCGGCCTTCGCCAAGGCCAAGGCCTTCCCCGCCGACCCCAACTGGACCGAAGCCAACGAGACCAAGGCCGTGCTGCAGAACGCCGCGCGCTCCGTGATCGAGGGCAAGGCCACCCCGGACGAGGCTCTCACCAAGGCCAACGGGGAAATCGAAGAGATCCTGAACCAGTAG
- a CDS encoding ROK family transcriptional regulator — protein sequence MPSHPGTPQLLRRLNDRAALELLLSSGPLTRAELGEHTGLSKVTAGQLLARLQERDLVTVVGEQAGGRGPNAALYGVVPSCAYVVGLDVLPDRISAGVADITGAIVAEVSVDPNGHDDPVRLVRSAVEKACASGGIPMAGLRAFVIGTRGVVDPRTGDVRFSFDLPSWHKGVLAGLRRDLDVPVTIENDVNLAALAERSHGAALGMDDFVLVWAGVGQGLGVMLGGRVHRGFTGGAGEIGWLPVPGEPLPTDVNEPQSGSFQRLVGGDAVAGLAGAHGIASRSDGSVGGYVRTAVAEGAEGFLDELAGRLAVGVAAVAVVLDPALIVLGGDVGRAGGSALAARVEEAVARVCPSRPAVVVTGVQGNPVLRGALDSALQQAREQVFSETV from the coding sequence TTGCCCAGCCATCCGGGAACGCCTCAGTTGCTACGCCGGCTCAATGACCGGGCGGCACTGGAACTGCTGCTGTCCAGCGGCCCGCTCACCCGTGCCGAGCTGGGAGAACATACCGGACTCTCGAAGGTGACCGCAGGTCAGCTACTCGCCAGGCTCCAGGAGCGCGACCTCGTCACCGTGGTCGGCGAGCAGGCCGGTGGACGTGGTCCCAACGCCGCGCTCTACGGTGTCGTGCCGTCGTGCGCGTACGTGGTGGGGCTTGACGTGCTGCCGGACCGGATCAGCGCCGGAGTGGCCGACATCACCGGCGCGATCGTCGCCGAGGTGTCGGTGGATCCCAACGGCCACGACGACCCGGTACGGCTGGTGCGCAGCGCCGTCGAGAAGGCATGTGCCTCGGGGGGCATTCCCATGGCCGGCCTGCGGGCCTTCGTGATCGGCACCCGGGGCGTGGTCGATCCCCGCACCGGCGACGTCAGGTTCTCCTTCGACCTGCCCTCCTGGCACAAGGGGGTGCTCGCCGGGCTCCGGCGCGACCTCGACGTCCCCGTGACGATCGAGAACGACGTGAACCTGGCGGCGCTGGCCGAGCGCTCGCACGGCGCGGCGCTGGGCATGGATGACTTCGTGCTGGTGTGGGCGGGAGTCGGTCAGGGCCTCGGGGTCATGCTCGGCGGACGTGTCCACCGCGGTTTCACCGGCGGCGCGGGTGAGATCGGCTGGCTGCCCGTCCCCGGGGAGCCGCTCCCCACCGACGTGAACGAGCCGCAGTCGGGCTCGTTCCAGCGTCTGGTCGGCGGCGACGCCGTAGCCGGCCTGGCGGGCGCGCACGGTATCGCCTCCCGTTCCGACGGCTCCGTCGGCGGCTACGTCCGTACGGCCGTCGCCGAGGGGGCCGAGGGTTTTCTCGACGAGTTGGCAGGGAGACTGGCGGTCGGCGTGGCGGCGGTGGCCGTGGTGCTGGATCCGGCGCTGATCGTGCTCGGCGGTGACGTGGGCCGGGCCGGAGGGAGCGCGCTCGCGGCCAGGGTCGAGGAGGCCGTGGCCAGGGTCTGCCCGAGCCGGCCGGCGGTCGTGGTGACGGGCGTGCAGGGCAATCCGGTGTTGCGCGGAGCCCTGGATTCGGCACTTCAGCAGGCCCGGGAACAGGTGTTCTCTGAGACGGTGTGA
- a CDS encoding M15 family metallopeptidase, which translates to MRDIVLISDPRVTAVPVKESGERLTDVRGRLRVDGRMADPRGAFSHLREGLLVRLEGAQAQLPPGYRLLVVEGYRPLAAQQRIFEEYSAELRVTFPKMSPEEIHVAASRYVSPVEVAPHTAGAAVDLTLCTEDGDELDMGTPLNATPEQSGGACYTDAPGLSPEARHHRDLLGRALGSAGLVNYPTEWWHWSYGDRYWAMTTGAGSAVYGPTSV; encoded by the coding sequence ATGCGCGACATCGTTTTGATCTCCGATCCCCGAGTCACCGCGGTCCCGGTCAAGGAGTCCGGAGAGCGGTTGACGGACGTCCGGGGGCGGCTGCGGGTGGACGGGCGGATGGCCGATCCCAGGGGAGCGTTCTCCCATCTCCGGGAGGGACTGCTGGTCCGGCTGGAGGGCGCGCAGGCCCAGCTTCCGCCCGGGTACCGGCTGCTGGTCGTGGAGGGTTACCGGCCGCTGGCGGCGCAGCAGCGGATCTTTGAGGAGTACTCGGCGGAATTGCGGGTGACATTTCCGAAAATGTCGCCCGAGGAGATCCATGTGGCGGCCAGTCGCTACGTCTCGCCCGTCGAGGTCGCGCCGCACACTGCGGGCGCGGCGGTGGACCTGACCCTGTGCACCGAGGACGGGGACGAGCTCGACATGGGCACCCCGCTCAACGCCACCCCGGAGCAGAGCGGCGGTGCGTGCTACACCGACGCCCCCGGCCTGTCGCCCGAGGCCCGTCACCACCGTGACCTCCTGGGGCGCGCGCTCGGCTCCGCCGGCCTGGTCAACTACCCCACCGAGTGGTGGCACTGGTCCTACGGCGACCGCTACTGGGCCATGACCACCGGGGCCGGCTCCGCCGTCTACGGTCCCACCTCCGTCTGA
- a CDS encoding nuclear transport factor 2 family protein, protein MQNTAVVTRYHDAMVHKSADALADLYTEDAVHEFPFTTPGLPSRFEGREKIRAGYRAMWGASPAQVEEIRNVATYQATDPEVIVVEHEVVGTAGTAGHPFRVPGLLVLRVRDGRIVHCRDYMDAGGVAQARNA, encoded by the coding sequence ATGCAGAACACAGCGGTCGTCACCCGCTATCACGATGCGATGGTTCACAAGTCGGCCGACGCCCTCGCCGACCTCTACACCGAGGACGCCGTCCACGAGTTCCCCTTCACCACTCCTGGCCTGCCGTCCCGATTCGAGGGGCGCGAGAAGATCCGCGCCGGATACCGGGCCATGTGGGGGGCGTCCCCGGCACAGGTGGAGGAGATCCGCAACGTGGCCACCTACCAGGCCACCGACCCCGAGGTGATCGTCGTCGAGCACGAGGTCGTGGGCACCGCGGGCACCGCGGGCCACCCGTTCCGGGTGCCCGGCCTGCTGGTGCTACGGGTCAGGGACGGCCGCATCGTCCACTGCCGCGACTACATGGACGCCGGTGGAGTCGCCCAGGCCAGAAACGCCTGA
- a CDS encoding TetR/AcrR family transcriptional regulator: protein MNLSRAERRSRSERRILEAARGLFAERGFERTTIRAVAAEAGVDPALVMQHFGSKQELFSRAVQDTPVPEGAEPGDLIERMLETLGVKLSGLPPASLAMMRSMLTHPEAADSARAVLGRQIDQVGAVLSGDDARLRAALVTSIMIGVTIGHQLLDLDPLRDASQEEIDRLMRPCLLALLHDQA from the coding sequence GTGAACCTCTCCCGGGCCGAGCGGCGGAGCCGCTCCGAGCGGCGCATCCTCGAAGCGGCGCGCGGACTGTTCGCCGAGCGGGGCTTCGAGCGCACGACCATCAGGGCCGTCGCCGCGGAGGCGGGAGTCGACCCGGCCCTCGTCATGCAGCACTTCGGCTCCAAGCAGGAGCTGTTCAGCCGGGCCGTCCAGGACACTCCGGTGCCGGAGGGCGCGGAGCCCGGGGATCTCATCGAGCGGATGTTGGAGACGCTCGGCGTGAAGTTGAGCGGGCTGCCCCCGGCCTCACTGGCGATGATGCGCTCGATGCTCACCCACCCCGAGGCGGCCGACTCCGCCCGGGCCGTGCTGGGCAGGCAGATCGACCAGGTCGGGGCGGTCCTTTCCGGTGACGACGCCCGTCTGCGCGCGGCGCTGGTGACCTCGATCATGATCGGCGTCACCATCGGTCACCAACTGCTCGACCTCGATCCCCTGCGCGACGCGTCCCAGGAGGAGATCGACCGCCTGATGCGCCCCTGCCTGCTCGCGCTCCTGCACGACCAGGCGTGA
- a CDS encoding ATP-dependent helicase translates to MHYGAVTGSALDHFSPVTRDWFAGAFASPTAAQEGAWTSIARGDNTLVVAPTGSGKTLAAFLWSLDRLATEHAAGEPDGKPDGGTAGGGRTPDRRPSEPSGGPGGAGGTRTRDRSRAEDDGPAGLCRVLYVSPLKALAVDVERNLRAPLAGMRQTARRLGLAVPEISVAIRSGDTPAQERRRFAARPADILITTPESLFLLLTSQAREALRGVQTVIVDEVHAVAATKRGAHLALSLERLDALLPEPAQRIGLSATVRPVSEVAAFLGGSRPATVVQPPSEKEIEIEVVVPIEDMTELDGAPRPPRPDDDDQWLVEPPARRTIWPHVEERLFDLIGEHSSTIVFANSRRLAERLCTRLNELAWERRTDGAPAQEPAHWAEGFPTPPASLSTPPVGPAAPPASLSTPAAMMAQAGAAKGAIPEIVRAHHGSVSKEERSQIEEALKSGRLPAVVATSSLELGIDMGSVDLVACVESPPSVASGLQRIGRAGHQVGAVSRGVIFPKYRGDLVQTTVVAERMRSGEIEELRYPRNPLDVLAQQIVAMTALDEWTVDELETLLRRAAPYRTLPRSALEATLDMLAGRYPSEEFAELRPRIVWDRVTGTLRGRPGAQRLAVTNGGTIPDRGLFGVFLVGEKSSRVGELDEEMVYESRVGDVFVLGATSWRIADITADRVLVSPAPGQPGKLPFWHGDNAGRPAELGRAIGAFLREMSAAGADTGAGPEGSARGGALERIRAAGLDEFAAANLLSYLAEQREATGYVPDDRTLVVERFHDELGDWRVVVHSPYGARVHAPWALAIGRRLRERYGVDVQAVHSDDGIVLRIPDTLSGPPSDVATFDAEEIEQIVTEELGGSALFAARFRECAGRSLLLPRRTPGRRTPLWQQRQRASHLLNVAGRYGSFPVVLETMRECLQDVFDVPGLVQLMRDISARRVRLVEVETSQASPFAASLLFNYVGAFMYEGDAPLAERRAQALALDTSLLAELLGQADLRELLDPDVIADTERELARLDRPLRDAEDLADLLRSHGPLLATDVSLREGDPTWLADLEGARRAIRVRVAGQEQWAAIEDAARLRDALGVPLPVGVPHAFLEPVDDPLGDLVARHARSRTPFPADTAAARFGLGPAVVTDALRRLAASGRVVNGEFRPGGRGEEWCDAGVLRMLRRRSLARLRKEVEPVTPETLAAFAPAWHGITGSPQRGRPPIDALVGAVEQLQGAAVPASALETLILPSRVPGYDPSLLDELTSSGEVVWAGQGSLPGGDGWVALYFADTAPVLMPEPLEITLTPLHEAVVEVLGGGGALFFREVAGRVGSLPAGPVPDDAMLAAAVWDLVWAGRVTGDTLAPLRATLGTGRPAHRPATTRRRRPVLPTRSGPPTVGGRWWLLPQAAGDPTQRAHAQAEVLLERHGVVTRGAVTAERLPGGFAAIYQVLRAFEESGRCRRGYFVEGLGGAQFALPGAVDRMRATAAPPGESPSDPWSTRKPDKDSRRAVVLAAADPANPYGAALSWPAHPGEVSHKPGRKAGSLVVLVDGHLVLYVERGGKTLLSFTDDDRLRPAVDALALAVRDGALGKLTVERADGAAINDSPLGAALEDAGFHPTPRGLRLRA, encoded by the coding sequence ATGCACTATGGAGCCGTGACCGGATCAGCGCTCGACCACTTCAGCCCCGTGACCAGGGACTGGTTCGCCGGTGCCTTCGCCTCCCCCACCGCCGCCCAGGAGGGGGCGTGGACGTCGATCGCCCGGGGGGACAACACGCTGGTGGTCGCGCCCACCGGCTCCGGCAAGACGCTGGCCGCCTTCCTGTGGTCGCTCGACCGCCTGGCCACCGAGCATGCGGCCGGGGAGCCGGACGGGAAGCCGGACGGAGGGACGGCGGGCGGCGGGCGCACACCGGACCGACGGCCCTCGGAGCCGTCCGGCGGACCCGGCGGCGCGGGCGGCACCCGCACGCGAGACCGCTCCCGTGCCGAGGACGACGGGCCCGCCGGTCTGTGCCGAGTGCTCTACGTGTCCCCGCTCAAGGCTTTGGCGGTGGACGTCGAGCGCAACCTCCGGGCCCCGCTGGCGGGAATGCGGCAGACCGCGCGGCGGCTCGGACTCGCGGTGCCGGAGATCTCGGTGGCGATCCGCTCGGGCGACACCCCGGCACAGGAGCGGCGCCGTTTCGCGGCCAGGCCGGCGGACATCCTCATCACCACCCCGGAGTCACTGTTCCTGCTGCTGACCAGCCAGGCCCGCGAGGCGCTGCGGGGAGTGCAGACGGTGATCGTCGACGAGGTGCACGCGGTGGCCGCCACCAAGCGCGGTGCGCACCTGGCCCTCAGCCTGGAGCGGCTCGACGCCCTGCTCCCCGAGCCCGCACAGCGCATCGGCCTGTCGGCGACCGTCCGGCCGGTGAGCGAGGTGGCCGCCTTCCTCGGCGGCTCCCGCCCCGCGACGGTGGTCCAGCCGCCCTCCGAGAAGGAGATCGAGATCGAGGTGGTCGTCCCGATCGAGGACATGACCGAGCTCGACGGCGCCCCGCGACCGCCCCGGCCCGATGACGACGACCAGTGGCTGGTCGAGCCACCGGCCCGGCGGACCATCTGGCCGCATGTGGAGGAGCGGCTGTTCGACTTGATCGGAGAGCACAGCTCGACGATCGTCTTCGCCAACTCCCGGCGGCTGGCCGAGCGGCTGTGCACCCGTCTCAACGAGCTGGCATGGGAGCGCAGGACCGACGGCGCGCCGGCGCAGGAGCCCGCGCACTGGGCGGAGGGGTTCCCCACGCCGCCCGCCTCCCTGTCCACGCCGCCCGTCGGCCCGGCCGCGCCGCCCGCCTCCCTGTCCACGCCCGCGGCGATGATGGCCCAGGCCGGGGCCGCCAAGGGGGCGATTCCGGAGATCGTGCGGGCGCACCACGGGTCGGTGTCGAAGGAGGAGCGCTCCCAGATCGAGGAGGCGCTCAAGTCGGGGCGGCTGCCGGCGGTGGTCGCGACCTCCAGCCTGGAGCTCGGCATCGACATGGGCTCGGTGGACCTGGTCGCCTGCGTGGAGTCGCCGCCGAGCGTGGCCAGCGGCCTGCAGCGGATCGGCCGGGCCGGGCACCAGGTGGGGGCCGTCTCACGGGGTGTGATCTTCCCGAAGTACCGGGGGGACCTGGTCCAGACGACCGTGGTGGCCGAGCGGATGAGAAGCGGGGAGATCGAGGAACTCCGCTATCCCCGCAACCCCCTCGACGTGCTCGCCCAGCAGATCGTGGCGATGACCGCGCTCGACGAGTGGACGGTCGACGAGCTGGAGACCCTCCTGCGGCGGGCCGCCCCCTATCGGACGCTGCCCCGCAGCGCGCTGGAGGCGACGCTCGACATGCTCGCGGGGCGTTACCCGAGTGAGGAGTTCGCCGAGCTGCGCCCGCGCATCGTGTGGGACCGGGTCACCGGCACCCTGCGGGGCCGGCCCGGGGCCCAGCGGCTGGCCGTCACCAACGGCGGCACGATCCCCGACCGAGGGCTCTTCGGCGTCTTCCTGGTCGGAGAGAAGTCCTCCCGGGTCGGCGAGCTGGACGAGGAGATGGTCTACGAGTCCCGGGTCGGGGACGTGTTCGTGCTGGGTGCGACCTCCTGGCGGATCGCGGACATCACGGCCGACCGGGTGCTGGTCTCCCCCGCGCCCGGTCAGCCGGGCAAGCTGCCGTTCTGGCACGGTGACAACGCGGGGCGGCCGGCTGAGCTGGGCAGGGCGATCGGCGCGTTCCTCCGCGAGATGTCGGCCGCGGGCGCCGACACCGGGGCCGGGCCGGAAGGTTCGGCGCGCGGGGGGGCGCTGGAGCGGATCAGAGCGGCCGGACTCGACGAGTTCGCCGCGGCCAACCTGCTCTCCTACCTGGCCGAGCAGCGGGAGGCCACCGGATACGTGCCGGACGACCGGACGCTGGTGGTCGAACGGTTCCACGACGAGTTGGGCGACTGGCGGGTCGTGGTGCACTCACCGTACGGGGCGCGGGTGCACGCGCCGTGGGCCCTGGCGATCGGGCGGCGGCTGCGGGAGCGCTACGGCGTCGACGTCCAGGCCGTCCACTCCGACGACGGGATCGTGCTGCGCATCCCCGACACCCTCTCCGGTCCCCCGTCGGACGTGGCGACCTTCGACGCGGAGGAGATCGAGCAGATCGTCACCGAGGAGCTCGGTGGGTCGGCGCTGTTCGCGGCGAGGTTCCGGGAGTGCGCGGGACGGTCCCTGCTGCTACCGCGCCGCACGCCCGGCAGGCGCACCCCGCTCTGGCAGCAGCGTCAGCGGGCCTCGCACCTGCTGAACGTGGCCGGCCGCTACGGTTCGTTCCCGGTGGTGCTGGAGACGATGCGTGAGTGCCTGCAGGACGTGTTCGACGTTCCTGGGCTGGTCCAGCTCATGCGGGACATCTCGGCGCGGCGGGTGCGGCTGGTCGAGGTCGAGACCTCCCAGGCGTCTCCGTTCGCGGCGTCGCTGCTGTTCAACTATGTCGGCGCGTTCATGTACGAGGGGGACGCCCCGCTGGCCGAGCGCCGCGCCCAGGCACTCGCGCTCGACACGAGCCTGCTGGCCGAACTGCTGGGCCAGGCGGACCTGCGCGAACTGCTCGACCCCGACGTGATCGCCGACACCGAGCGCGAACTGGCCCGGCTGGACCGGCCGCTCCGTGACGCCGAGGACCTGGCCGACCTGCTCCGCTCGCACGGTCCCCTCCTCGCGACCGACGTGAGCCTGCGCGAGGGCGACCCCACCTGGCTGGCCGACTTGGAGGGCGCCCGGCGGGCGATCCGGGTACGGGTGGCCGGGCAGGAGCAGTGGGCGGCGATCGAGGACGCCGCTCGGTTGCGCGACGCGCTCGGCGTGCCGCTGCCGGTGGGGGTGCCGCACGCCTTCCTGGAGCCGGTGGACGACCCGCTGGGCGATCTGGTCGCCCGGCACGCCCGCAGCCGCACCCCGTTCCCGGCCGACACGGCCGCCGCCAGGTTCGGTCTCGGCCCGGCGGTCGTCACCGACGCGCTGCGCCGCCTGGCCGCCTCCGGCCGGGTGGTGAACGGGGAGTTCAGGCCGGGTGGGCGGGGAGAGGAGTGGTGCGACGCCGGGGTGTTGCGGATGCTGCGCCGCAGATCCCTGGCCCGGCTCCGCAAGGAGGTGGAGCCGGTCACCCCCGAGACCCTGGCCGCCTTCGCCCCCGCCTGGCACGGCATCACCGGCAGCCCGCAACGGGGCAGGCCGCCCATCGACGCGCTGGTCGGCGCGGTCGAGCAGCTCCAGGGGGCGGCGGTGCCCGCCTCCGCGCTGGAGACGCTGATCCTGCCCTCGAGGGTGCCCGGATACGACCCGTCGCTGCTGGACGAGCTGACGTCCTCCGGTGAGGTCGTCTGGGCGGGGCAGGGGTCCCTGCCGGGCGGGGACGGCTGGGTGGCCCTGTACTTCGCCGACACCGCCCCCGTGCTGATGCCCGAGCCGCTGGAGATCACCCTCACCCCGCTCCACGAGGCGGTCGTGGAGGTGCTCGGCGGTGGCGGAGCACTGTTCTTCCGGGAGGTGGCGGGCCGGGTCGGTTCCCTGCCGGCCGGACCGGTCCCGGATGACGCGATGCTGGCCGCCGCCGTGTGGGACCTGGTGTGGGCCGGGCGGGTCACCGGTGACACGCTCGCACCGCTGCGGGCCACGCTCGGCACCGGCCGGCCCGCCCACCGGCCGGCCACGACGCGCAGGCGGCGGCCGGTGCTGCCCACCCGGAGCGGGCCGCCGACCGTGGGCGGACGCTGGTGGCTGCTGCCGCAGGCGGCCGGCGACCCGACCCAGCGGGCGCACGCCCAGGCCGAGGTACTGCTGGAGCGGCACGGTGTGGTGACGCGGGGCGCGGTGACCGCCGAGCGGCTACCCGGTGGGTTCGCCGCGATCTACCAGGTGCTCCGCGCCTTCGAGGAGAGCGGCCGGTGCCGCCGGGGCTATTTCGTCGAGGGGCTGGGCGGCGCCCAGTTCGCCCTCCCCGGAGCCGTCGACCGGATGCGCGCCACCGCCGCGCCACCGGGCGAGAGCCCATCCGACCCGTGGAGCACCCGGAAACCGGACAAAGACAGCCGGCGAGCGGTGGTGCTGGCGGCGGCCGATCCGGCCAACCCGTACGGTGCGGCCCTGTCCTGGCCCGCCCATCCCGGCGAGGTGTCCCACAAGCCGGGCCGGAAGGCGGGCTCTCTGGTGGTGCTCGTGGACGGGCACCTGGTGCTCTACGTCGAACGCGGCGGCAAGACCCTGCTGTCCTTCACCGACGACGACCGTCTCAGGCCCGCCGTGGACGCGCTGGCCCTGGCCGTCCGCGACGGCGCCCTCGGCAAACTGACCGTGGAGCGGGCGGACGGCGCCGCCATCAACGACTCCCCGCTGGGCGCCGCCCTGGAGGACGCCGGGTTCCACCCGACTCCTCGGGGACTGCGCCTGCGGGCCTAG
- a CDS encoding VOC family protein, translating into MSIDHPAVETARERIRAERLREHRPPSSARGLHHFALISSDVETTIAFYQDLLEFPLTEIFENRDHRGSSHFFFDIGGGNLLAFFDFPGLDLGPYREVLGGLHHIAVSVDPSTWERLRGKLEAAGVAHQIESGASIHFRDPDGARLELLADPLGEMYGSRVL; encoded by the coding sequence GTGAGCATCGACCATCCGGCGGTGGAGACGGCACGCGAGAGAATCAGGGCGGAGCGTTTGCGAGAACACCGGCCGCCGAGCAGCGCGCGGGGCCTGCACCACTTCGCACTGATCTCTTCCGACGTCGAGACGACGATCGCGTTCTACCAGGACCTCCTGGAGTTCCCGTTGACGGAGATTTTCGAAAACCGCGACCACCGGGGATCGAGCCACTTCTTCTTCGACATCGGCGGTGGCAACCTGCTGGCCTTCTTCGACTTCCCCGGGCTCGACCTCGGTCCCTACAGAGAGGTGCTCGGCGGTCTGCACCACATCGCCGTCTCCGTCGATCCGTCGACCTGGGAGCGGTTACGGGGCAAGCTGGAGGCTGCGGGCGTGGCGCACCAGATCGAGAGCGGCGCCTCGATCCACTTCAGGGACCCCGACGGAGCCCGTCTGGAGCTGCTCGCCGACCCGCTCGGCGAGATGTACGGCTCCCGCGTCCTCTGA
- a CDS encoding DUF3046 domain-containing protein produces MRLSEFWNRMKLHFGDPYAESWARDYNIAELGGRTVNQALADGIAAKDVWRAVCGVSDVPARLR; encoded by the coding sequence ATGCGCCTGTCGGAGTTCTGGAACCGGATGAAACTACACTTCGGCGATCCGTACGCGGAGTCGTGGGCCCGCGACTACAACATCGCCGAGCTGGGCGGCCGGACCGTGAACCAGGCGCTGGCCGACGGCATCGCCGCGAAGGACGTCTGGCGGGCCGTGTGCGGAGTGTCCGACGTCCCCGCCCGGCTGCGCTGA
- a CDS encoding alpha/beta fold hydrolase, giving the protein MPDLTDQFLDLPAGRTHYRLDGPADAPLVVFVPGATLPMFVWDGLADTVAANGHRVLRYDLIGRGASAAPRISYDADAFDRQLTELLDHVQPTGPVHLVALAFGALVTARFTDRRPERVASLTYVAPDGFGVRMSPAVRLMQRPVLGDALLAVAGTAVLLSRLPDYSDRPDVVQALRSRFRPYATAPGFQRAVLSSVRRMPVHDAGTLYRRNDDRGVPTLVLWGRRDRVTPMPEPERLRTALPHAELRVFDGTGHLPHAERPAEVAAALTSFLQANTAGTAVPESRSEASTVNPD; this is encoded by the coding sequence GTGCCTGACCTGACCGACCAGTTCCTCGATCTGCCCGCCGGCCGTACCCACTACCGACTCGACGGGCCGGCCGACGCGCCCCTCGTCGTTTTCGTGCCCGGCGCCACCCTGCCGATGTTCGTCTGGGACGGCCTTGCCGACACCGTCGCCGCCAACGGCCACCGCGTACTGCGCTACGACCTGATCGGCCGGGGCGCCTCGGCCGCACCGCGCATCTCCTACGACGCCGACGCCTTCGACCGCCAGCTCACCGAGTTGCTCGACCATGTCCAGCCGACCGGGCCCGTGCACCTGGTCGCGCTCGCGTTCGGAGCCCTCGTCACCGCCCGCTTCACCGACCGCCGTCCCGAACGGGTGGCGAGTCTGACCTACGTCGCGCCGGACGGCTTCGGCGTCCGCATGTCCCCGGCCGTGCGGCTGATGCAGCGTCCGGTGCTCGGCGACGCGCTGCTCGCGGTCGCCGGCACCGCCGTCCTGTTGTCCCGCCTGCCCGATTACTCCGACCGGCCCGATGTCGTCCAGGCGTTGCGCTCGCGGTTCCGTCCCTACGCCACCGCGCCCGGATTTCAGCGGGCCGTGCTCTCCTCCGTGCGCCGGATGCCCGTCCACGACGCCGGCACCCTCTACCGGCGCAACGACGACCGGGGCGTTCCCACTCTCGTACTCTGGGGGCGCAGGGACCGTGTCACTCCGATGCCCGAGCCCGAGCGCCTACGCACCGCCCTGCCCCATGCCGAACTCCGTGTCTTCGACGGTACGGGCCACCTGCCCCACGCCGAACGGCCCGCCGAGGTCGCCGCCGCCCTCACCTCGTTTCTCCAGGCCAACACCGCCGGCACTGCCGTCCCCGAGAGCCGCAGCGAGGCGTCCACGGTCAACCCCGATTGA